In Deltaproteobacteria bacterium, the following proteins share a genomic window:
- a CDS encoding PLP-dependent aminotransferase family protein → METKSKDISVKRLLYEEVAARIGGLIEQGTYLPGDRIPSIRELSRRMNVSINTIMEAYANLENMGVVEARPQSGYYVRSRLPEPAVKDPEFHAGDEPVACCVSLDEIPLRILRTMADPSHVPLGGGVPNPDLLPIDKLNRMLASESRRFRVQSVSLSGARGVKRLRVQLSRRMLHSGCTISPDDIVVTSGCVEAVTLALQAVCRPGDTVAVGSPVFYTFLHSIQWMGLKIVEIPSTHREGMNIDVLEYALRNQPIHACLVIANFNNPLGYVMPEENKRRLAALLAKHDIPLIEDDVYGDLAFGPERPAAVKAYDEKGTVLQCSSFSKTLAPGYRVGWIVPGRYGQRIRQLKSLFNIATATPTQLAMAEFLVNGGYDHHLRTIRRAYRRQMDRMRDAVGRFFPVGTRVTRPEGGFILWVEMPGEVDSRKLYEMALREGISVAPGTVFSTTGVEYGNCIRLNAAYWSGKIEQALETVGGMAGGMQCARR, encoded by the coding sequence ATGGAGACGAAATCGAAAGATATCTCCGTTAAAAGACTGCTCTACGAGGAAGTCGCCGCGCGGATCGGAGGGCTGATCGAGCAGGGAACCTATCTGCCCGGCGACCGGATTCCTTCCATCCGGGAACTCAGCCGCCGGATGAACGTCAGCATCAACACGATCATGGAAGCGTACGCTAACCTCGAAAACATGGGGGTCGTGGAAGCCCGCCCCCAGTCAGGTTACTACGTCCGCTCACGGCTTCCCGAACCTGCGGTGAAAGACCCTGAATTCCATGCCGGGGATGAGCCCGTCGCGTGCTGCGTGTCACTCGATGAAATCCCTTTGCGGATATTGCGTACGATGGCCGACCCTTCCCATGTTCCTCTCGGGGGAGGCGTTCCGAATCCCGATCTGCTGCCGATCGACAAACTGAACCGGATGCTTGCCTCCGAATCGCGGCGCTTCCGCGTCCAGAGCGTATCTTTATCGGGTGCGCGGGGGGTCAAGAGGCTGCGCGTGCAACTCTCACGGCGGATGCTCCATTCCGGCTGCACAATCTCCCCCGACGACATCGTCGTCACTTCGGGTTGCGTGGAGGCGGTGACGCTGGCGCTCCAGGCCGTCTGCCGGCCGGGAGACACGGTGGCCGTCGGTTCCCCCGTTTTCTACACGTTCCTCCATTCCATCCAGTGGATGGGGCTCAAGATCGTCGAGATCCCGTCGACGCACCGGGAAGGGATGAACATCGACGTCCTCGAGTACGCGCTCCGAAACCAGCCGATCCATGCCTGCCTCGTCATCGCGAATTTCAACAATCCCCTGGGCTATGTCATGCCCGAAGAGAACAAGCGGAGACTGGCGGCGCTCCTTGCGAAGCACGACATCCCACTGATTGAAGACGACGTGTACGGCGACCTGGCCTTCGGCCCGGAGCGCCCCGCAGCGGTCAAGGCATATGACGAAAAAGGCACGGTGCTCCAATGTTCGTCTTTCTCCAAGACCCTTGCGCCCGGTTACCGCGTCGGCTGGATCGTGCCCGGCAGATACGGGCAGAGGATCCGGCAGCTCAAGTCGCTGTTCAACATCGCCACTGCGACGCCGACGCAGCTCGCGATGGCCGAGTTTCTCGTAAACGGCGGGTACGACCATCACCTCAGGACGATCCGCCGCGCCTACAGGCGGCAGATGGACAGGATGAGGGACGCGGTCGGGCGTTTTTTTCCGGTGGGAACGCGCGTCACCCGGCCCGAAGGGGGGTTTATCCTGTGGGTTGAAATGCCCGGGGAAGTCGATTCCCGCAAACTTTACGAAATGGCTTTGCGGGAAGGAATCAGCGTCGCTCCCGGGACCGTGTTCAGCACGACCGGTGTGGAATACGGAAACTGCATTCGCCTCAATGCCGCGTACTGGTCCGGGAAGATCGAACAGGCGCTGGAAACGGTCGGCGGAATGGCGGGAGGCATGCAATGCGCAAGGCGATGA